In a genomic window of Candidatus Chazhemtobacterium aquaticus:
- a CDS encoding YtxH domain-containing protein — MTNSRLDRQIIYQDNSLSSFITGVALGAVAALLLGTKEGRVLTRKLKENLSSLTEEIKPFLDDLPPKAHNLVENLKHQNNDLTPLPPDLAPPAPPSDLSSRLHRDNPPPTFTQRGKPL; from the coding sequence ATGACGAACTCTAGACTGGACCGCCAAATCATCTATCAAGACAACTCGCTCTCCTCATTCATCACTGGTGTTGCCCTTGGTGCCGTCGCTGCCCTACTCTTAGGAACCAAAGAAGGCAGGGTTCTCACTCGTAAACTCAAAGAAAACCTTTCTTCGTTAACCGAGGAAATAAAACCTTTTCTTGATGATCTGCCCCCCAAAGCTCACAATCTTGTCGAAAATCTCAAACACCAGAATAATGACCTAACTCCTCTTCCTCCCGACTTAGCACCTCCCGCTCCACCTTCTGATCTTTCATCAAGACTTCATCGCGATAATCCTCCCCCAACCTTCACCCAACGAGGTAAACCTCTCTAA
- a CDS encoding alanine--tRNA ligase — protein MTGHNLRQKYLNFFSSKPRNHLIIPSAPLVPENDPTTLFNSSGMQPLVPYLLGQPHPSGQTRLVNSQKCLRTQDISEVGDNRHTTFFEMLGNWSLGDYFKTDQLTWIWNFLTQELKLPKEKLYVTVYQGGDGVPRDEDTYQIWKSLGIPEDHIFFYPSSKNWWSRSGTPQEMPSGEIGGPDSEVFFEFTQVKHDPKYGQHCHPNCDCGRFLEIANSVFIQYQKQTDGSLKELSQKNVDFGGGLERMLAAINDQPDIFMTDLFQPIISEIEALTNLQYSDHQTSMRIIADHLKAAVFLINEGVEPSNKLQGYVLRRLIRRSIVKLYQLSGTLKPNYLSIIAKQGVISTYQSRSTPPFPNFFDSNQKQREIFSVLDNESQQFIKTLDKGLKQLNQLSPFDLYQTYGFPVEITQELYAQQGRELDLDQFNQELKHHQDLSRTAGKGMFQGGLQDHSQITTKYHTATHLLHQALRQVLGDHVRQTGSNITHQRLRFDFTHDQPLSNQQLQQVEDLVNQQIKNKLTVTCQTMSLQQAQSQNALAFFAEKYGDQVKVYSIGNFSKEVCGGPHVANTADIGPITIYKQESVGSGRRRLYAKIV, from the coding sequence ATGACCGGTCATAACCTTAGACAAAAATACCTCAACTTCTTCAGTTCAAAGCCAAGAAATCACCTTATCATCCCATCCGCTCCTCTTGTCCCCGAAAATGATCCCACCACCCTTTTTAACAGTTCAGGTATGCAGCCCCTAGTTCCATATTTACTTGGCCAGCCACACCCATCTGGCCAGACCAGATTAGTCAACTCTCAAAAATGTTTACGGACCCAAGACATCAGTGAAGTAGGCGATAACCGTCACACCACCTTTTTTGAAATGCTTGGTAACTGGTCACTAGGCGACTATTTCAAAACAGATCAACTTACCTGGATCTGGAATTTCTTAACCCAAGAACTCAAACTTCCCAAAGAAAAACTATACGTCACAGTTTACCAGGGTGGTGACGGTGTCCCCAGAGACGAAGATACTTATCAAATTTGGAAGTCGCTTGGTATCCCCGAAGACCATATTTTTTTCTATCCTTCCAGCAAAAACTGGTGGTCCCGATCCGGAACTCCTCAAGAAATGCCCAGTGGTGAGATTGGCGGACCAGACTCCGAGGTTTTTTTCGAGTTCACTCAGGTAAAACACGATCCTAAATACGGACAACATTGTCATCCAAACTGTGATTGTGGCCGTTTCCTTGAAATCGCTAACTCAGTCTTCATTCAATATCAAAAACAAACAGACGGATCTCTCAAAGAACTATCTCAGAAAAATGTCGATTTTGGTGGAGGGCTGGAAAGAATGCTGGCCGCCATCAATGATCAACCCGATATCTTCATGACCGATTTATTTCAACCTATCATCTCCGAAATCGAAGCACTCACTAATTTACAATACTCAGACCATCAGACATCAATGCGTATCATCGCCGACCACCTTAAAGCCGCCGTCTTCCTTATCAACGAAGGAGTAGAGCCATCCAATAAACTACAAGGCTACGTCTTACGACGCTTAATAAGACGCTCTATTGTTAAACTCTATCAACTTAGCGGTACTCTCAAACCAAACTATCTTAGTATCATTGCTAAGCAAGGAGTAATTAGTACTTATCAATCCCGATCAACCCCACCCTTTCCCAATTTTTTCGACTCTAACCAAAAACAAAGAGAAATCTTCTCCGTACTTGACAATGAATCGCAGCAATTTATCAAGACACTCGACAAAGGGCTTAAACAACTTAACCAACTCTCTCCCTTCGACCTTTATCAAACATATGGTTTTCCCGTTGAAATTACTCAAGAGCTTTACGCCCAACAAGGAAGAGAGCTTGACTTAGATCAATTTAACCAGGAACTCAAACATCACCAAGACCTTTCTCGCACCGCCGGAAAAGGCATGTTCCAGGGCGGCCTCCAAGATCATAGTCAAATTACCACAAAATACCATACAGCTACCCACTTACTCCACCAAGCTTTGCGTCAAGTCTTGGGTGACCACGTTCGCCAGACTGGCAGCAACATCACCCATCAAAGACTCCGTTTTGACTTTACCCATGACCAGCCCCTTAGTAACCAGCAACTTCAGCAGGTTGAAGATTTGGTAAATCAGCAAATTAAAAATAAACTTACCGTCACCTGCCAAACCATGTCCCTACAACAAGCACAATCTCAAAATGCTCTTGCTTTCTTTGCCGAAAAATATGGTGACCAGGTTAAAGTGTATAGTATAGGTAACTTCAGTAAAGAAGTCTGTGGTGGGCCACATGTGGCTAATACCGCCGACATTGGCCCGATCACCATTTATAAGCAAGAGTCGGTTGGTTCAGGCCGTCGTCGCCTTTACGCCAAAATCGTTTAA